A part of Acidimicrobiales bacterium genomic DNA contains:
- the radA gene encoding DNA repair protein RadA → MARVRTTYRCGACGTATPKWAGRCSGCGAWGALVEGPDTVLGGPTVASGEAAMPVTELDEGGSVARATGIAELDRVLGGGLVPGSVTLLGGEPGIGKSTLLLQVAGSVAARREPVLVASGEESAGQVRRRAERLGALHPCLWVAAEGSVPRLLAHVDELQPALVVVDSVQTLADPEVASAAGSVGQVTACAARLVAEAKARGLAVVMVGHVTKDGALAGPRVLEHVVDTVLSFEGDRHHALRLIRAVKHRFGPTGALGVFEMADEGLRAVPDASGLFLADRQAGVPGSVVVPTIDGSRPLLVEVQALVAPSALGTPRRSAQGVDGGRLALLLAVLERRVGLSFATADVFASAVGGVRLVEPATDLGLALALASSALGRPVPHDVVACGEVGLGGELRQVVHTPRRLTEAARLGFRWAIVPGTAVTGSSGLEVMRADDLAGAVRLCGLLGPLVDGVAHDGWPPTDGGEGRAATPGWALPRSAA, encoded by the coding sequence ATGGCACGAGTGCGGACGACCTACCGGTGCGGTGCGTGCGGGACCGCGACGCCGAAGTGGGCAGGCCGGTGCAGCGGGTGCGGCGCCTGGGGTGCCCTGGTCGAGGGGCCCGACACGGTGCTGGGCGGTCCGACCGTCGCCAGCGGTGAGGCCGCCATGCCCGTCACCGAGCTCGACGAGGGTGGGTCCGTGGCCAGGGCCACGGGGATCGCCGAGCTCGACCGGGTGCTGGGCGGGGGGCTCGTGCCCGGGTCGGTCACACTGCTCGGCGGCGAGCCCGGCATCGGCAAGTCCACGCTGCTGCTGCAGGTGGCAGGGTCGGTGGCCGCGCGGCGTGAGCCGGTGCTGGTCGCGTCCGGTGAGGAGTCCGCAGGGCAGGTGCGGCGGAGGGCGGAGCGCCTCGGCGCGCTCCACCCCTGCCTCTGGGTCGCAGCCGAGGGCAGCGTCCCGCGGCTCCTCGCCCACGTCGACGAGCTGCAACCCGCGCTGGTGGTGGTCGACTCCGTGCAGACCCTCGCCGATCCCGAGGTCGCCTCCGCCGCCGGCTCGGTCGGCCAGGTCACGGCCTGTGCGGCGCGGCTCGTTGCCGAGGCCAAGGCCCGCGGCCTGGCGGTGGTGATGGTCGGGCACGTCACCAAGGACGGCGCGCTGGCGGGCCCTCGCGTGCTGGAGCACGTGGTCGACACCGTGCTGTCCTTCGAGGGCGATCGGCACCACGCGCTCCGGCTGATCCGGGCGGTGAAGCACCGCTTCGGCCCCACCGGCGCCCTCGGCGTGTTCGAGATGGCCGACGAGGGGCTGCGGGCCGTGCCCGACGCCAGCGGGCTGTTCCTCGCCGACCGGCAGGCGGGGGTCCCCGGGTCGGTGGTCGTGCCCACCATCGACGGCAGCCGGCCCCTGCTCGTCGAGGTGCAGGCGCTGGTGGCGCCGTCGGCGCTCGGCACCCCTCGCCGCTCGGCCCAGGGGGTCGACGGGGGCCGCCTGGCCTTGCTCCTGGCCGTTCTCGAACGCCGGGTCGGGCTGTCGTTCGCGACCGCCGACGTGTTCGCCTCGGCGGTGGGCGGGGTGCGCCTCGTCGAGCCGGCCACCGACCTGGGCCTGGCCCTGGCCCTGGCGTCGTCGGCCCTCGGCCGGCCGGTTCCCCACGACGTGGTGGCCTGCGGCGAGGTCGGGCTGGGCGGCGAGCTCCGGCAGGTGGTGCACACCCCCCGCCGGCTGACGGAGGCGGCCCGGCTCGGCTTCCGCTGGGCGATCGTGCCCGGCACGGCCGTGACCGGCTCGTCGGGCCTCGAGGTGATGCGGGCCGACGACCTGGCCGGCGCCGTCCGGCTGTGCGGGCTGCTGGGGCCGTTGGTCGACGGTGTCGCGCACGACGGCTGGCCGCCAACCGATGGCGGCGAGGGCCGGGCCGCCACGCCGGGGTGGGCCCTGCCGCGGTCGGCGGCGTGA
- a CDS encoding ATP-dependent Clp protease ATP-binding subunit, whose product MFERFTDRARRVVVLAQEEARLLNHNYIGTEHILLGLIHEGEGVAAKALESLGISLEAVRQQVEEIIGQGGSSPSGHIPFTPRAKKVLELSLREALQLGHNYIGTEHILLGLIREGEGVAAQVLVKLGADLSRVRQQVIQLLSGYQGPGTGKEPAGATAGGSGESAPSGSLVLDQFGRNLTQLAREKKLDPVIGREREIERVMQVLSRRTKNNPVLIGEPGVGKTAIVEGLAQKIVANDVPETLHGKQLYTLDLGALVAGSRYRGDFEERLKKVLKEIRTRGDIILFIDELHTLVGAGAAEGAIDAASILKPMLARGELQTIGATTLDEYRKHLEKDAALERRFQPIKVEEPSVAHTIEILKGLRDRYESHHRVTITDQALVAAANLADRYISDRHLPDKAIDLIDEAGSRLRIKRMETPAEYKELENEIARVQQLKKDAVEAQRFEEAGRLRDQEKTFLEARAAKEREIKASGVDLFDEVDEESIAEVLSIWTGIPVYKLTEEETQKLLRMEDELHKRVIGQEDSIRAVSQAIRRTRAGLKDPKRPSGSFIFLGPSGVGKTELAKTLAEFLFGDEDALIQLDMSEYMEKHTVSRLVGSPPGYVGYEEGGQLTEAVRRKPFSVVLFDEIEKAHPDVFNTLLQILEEGRLTDSQGRSVDFRNCVLIMTSNLGTQDLRKANVGFTKVDEAITYERMKEKVNDALKQHFRPEFLNRIDETIVFHELTKAEVTQIVDLMIKRVRMQLESQGLGLELTPESKLFLADRGYDPTLGARPLRRAIQRLVEDALSERILHKEFHAGEIVVVDVVADPETGERNIAFRAVAGFEPPPMELAEAGPSD is encoded by the coding sequence GTGTTCGAACGGTTCACAGACCGGGCCCGCCGGGTGGTCGTCCTGGCCCAAGAGGAAGCTCGGCTCCTCAACCACAACTACATCGGCACCGAGCACATCCTGCTCGGGCTGATCCACGAGGGCGAAGGGGTCGCCGCCAAGGCGCTCGAGTCGCTCGGCATCTCACTGGAGGCCGTCCGCCAGCAGGTCGAGGAGATCATCGGCCAGGGCGGGTCGTCGCCGAGCGGGCACATCCCGTTCACCCCGCGCGCCAAGAAGGTGCTCGAGCTGTCCCTGCGCGAGGCCCTGCAGCTCGGCCACAACTACATCGGCACCGAGCACATCCTGCTCGGACTCATCCGCGAGGGCGAGGGCGTCGCCGCCCAGGTCCTCGTCAAGTTGGGTGCCGACCTGTCGCGGGTGCGCCAGCAGGTGATCCAGCTCCTCTCCGGCTACCAGGGTCCCGGCACCGGCAAGGAGCCGGCCGGCGCCACCGCGGGCGGCAGCGGCGAGTCGGCCCCCTCCGGGTCGCTCGTGCTCGACCAGTTCGGGCGCAACCTCACCCAGCTGGCCCGCGAGAAGAAGCTCGACCCCGTCATCGGCCGCGAGCGTGAGATCGAGCGGGTCATGCAGGTGCTCAGCCGCCGCACCAAGAACAACCCGGTGCTGATCGGCGAGCCGGGCGTGGGCAAGACCGCCATCGTCGAGGGCCTGGCCCAGAAGATCGTCGCCAACGACGTCCCCGAGACGCTCCACGGCAAGCAGCTGTACACCCTCGACCTCGGCGCCCTGGTCGCCGGCAGCCGCTACCGGGGCGACTTCGAGGAGCGCCTCAAGAAGGTGCTCAAGGAGATCCGCACCCGCGGCGACATCATCCTGTTCATCGACGAGCTCCACACCCTGGTGGGGGCGGGCGCGGCCGAGGGCGCCATCGACGCCGCCTCGATCCTCAAGCCCATGCTGGCCCGGGGCGAGCTGCAGACCATCGGTGCCACCACGCTCGACGAGTACCGCAAGCACCTCGAGAAGGACGCCGCCCTCGAGCGGCGCTTCCAGCCGATCAAGGTCGAGGAGCCCTCGGTGGCGCACACCATCGAGATCCTGAAGGGCCTGCGCGACCGCTACGAGTCGCACCACCGGGTGACGATCACCGATCAGGCGCTGGTGGCCGCGGCCAACCTGGCCGACCGCTACATCTCCGACCGCCACCTCCCCGACAAGGCCATCGACCTCATCGACGAGGCCGGCTCGCGCCTGCGCATCAAGCGCATGGAGACGCCGGCCGAGTACAAGGAGCTCGAGAACGAGATCGCCCGCGTCCAGCAGCTCAAGAAGGACGCGGTCGAGGCCCAGCGCTTCGAGGAGGCCGGGCGCCTCCGCGACCAGGAGAAGACGTTCCTCGAGGCCAGGGCGGCCAAGGAGCGCGAGATCAAGGCATCCGGCGTCGACCTGTTCGACGAGGTCGACGAGGAGTCGATCGCCGAGGTGCTGTCGATCTGGACCGGCATCCCGGTGTACAAGCTGACCGAGGAGGAGACCCAGAAGCTCCTCCGCATGGAGGACGAGCTCCACAAGCGGGTCATCGGCCAGGAGGACTCGATCCGGGCCGTCAGCCAGGCCATCCGCCGCACGCGCGCCGGGCTCAAGGACCCGAAGCGCCCGTCGGGGTCGTTCATCTTCCTGGGCCCGTCGGGCGTGGGGAAGACCGAGCTGGCCAAGACCCTCGCCGAGTTCCTGTTCGGCGACGAGGACGCCCTGATCCAGCTCGACATGTCCGAGTACATGGAGAAGCACACGGTCAGCCGGCTGGTCGGCTCGCCCCCCGGCTACGTGGGCTACGAAGAGGGCGGCCAGCTCACCGAGGCCGTGCGGCGCAAGCCCTTCTCGGTGGTGCTGTTCGACGAGATCGAGAAGGCCCACCCCGACGTGTTCAACACCCTCCTGCAGATCCTGGAGGAGGGGCGGCTCACCGACAGCCAGGGCCGCAGCGTCGACTTCCGCAACTGCGTGCTCATCATGACCTCGAACCTGGGCACGCAGGATCTGCGCAAGGCGAACGTCGGCTTCACCAAGGTCGACGAGGCCATCACCTACGAGCGGATGAAGGAGAAGGTCAACGACGCCCTGAAGCAGCACTTCAGGCCGGAGTTCCTGAACCGCATCGACGAGACGATCGTCTTCCACGAGCTCACCAAGGCCGAGGTCACCCAGATCGTCGACCTGATGATCAAGCGGGTCCGCATGCAGCTGGAGAGCCAGGGCCTGGGCCTCGAGCTCACGCCGGAGTCGAAGCTGTTCCTCGCCGACAGGGGCTACGACCCCACCCTCGGCGCTCGTCCCCTGCGTCGAGCCATCCAGCGGCTGGTCGAGGACGCGCTGTCGGAGCGGATCCTCCACAAGGAGTTCCACGCCGGCGAGATCGTGGTGGTCGACGTCGTGGCCGATCCCGAGACGGGTGAACGTAACATCGCCTTCCGGGCGGTGGCCGGCTTCGAGCCGCCGCCCATGGAGCTGGCCGAGGCCGGTCCGAGCGACTGA
- the disA gene encoding DNA integrity scanning protein DisA gives MAARAGPPRRGGPCRGRRREHRRRACARRRPPFTNYDAVVVTRRPRLLEALAVVAPGTPLREGLDRILQANMGALIVVGDGPDVLNICSGGFLLDAAFSPQRLSELAKMDGAIILAADASRIARANVHLVPNPNVPTSETGTRHRTAERVARSIDVPVISVSEDMSVIAVYIGDQKHPLEPIPRLLDRANQALQTLERYKNRLDSVAGSLTALEVEDLVTVRDVCDWLQRAEMVRRISDEIESYIVELGVDGRLVRLQLEELLRGVDDDRRQVIKDYLVIERRTADEALADLTGRSTEDLLDTRQLAGVLGLRGVNADLDAPLQPRGYRLLAKIPRLPESILDHIVRRFGNLQKIMRATIDDLDDVEGVGDTRARAIKEGLSRLAEASILDRYS, from the coding sequence ATGGCGGCGAGGGCCGGGCCGCCACGCCGGGGTGGGCCCTGCCGCGGTCGGCGGCGTGAGCACCGGCGGCGAGCGTGCGCCCGTCGCCGGCCCCCGTTCACGAACTACGATGCCGTCGTGGTCACCAGGCGGCCTCGCCTCCTCGAGGCACTGGCGGTGGTGGCGCCCGGCACCCCGTTGCGCGAGGGCCTCGATCGCATCCTCCAGGCGAACATGGGCGCGCTGATCGTCGTCGGCGACGGCCCCGACGTGCTCAACATCTGCTCGGGCGGCTTCCTGCTCGACGCCGCGTTCAGCCCGCAGCGCCTGTCGGAGCTGGCCAAGATGGACGGCGCCATCATCCTGGCGGCCGACGCCAGCCGCATCGCCCGGGCCAACGTGCACCTGGTCCCGAACCCCAACGTGCCGACCTCGGAGACCGGTACCCGCCACCGCACCGCCGAGCGGGTGGCCCGCTCGATCGACGTGCCGGTGATCTCGGTGTCCGAGGACATGTCGGTGATCGCGGTGTACATCGGCGACCAGAAGCACCCGCTCGAGCCCATCCCACGACTGCTCGACCGAGCGAACCAGGCCCTCCAGACCCTCGAGCGCTACAAGAACCGGCTCGACTCGGTCGCAGGGTCGCTGACGGCGCTCGAGGTCGAAGACCTCGTCACCGTCCGCGACGTGTGCGACTGGCTGCAGCGGGCCGAGATGGTGCGGCGCATCTCCGACGAGATCGAGAGCTACATCGTCGAGCTGGGCGTCGACGGGCGACTGGTGCGGCTGCAGCTCGAGGAGCTCCTGCGCGGGGTCGACGACGATCGGAGGCAGGTCATCAAGGACTACCTGGTGATCGAGCGCCGCACCGCCGACGAGGCCCTGGCCGACCTCACCGGGCGCTCCACCGAGGATCTGCTCGACACCCGCCAGCTGGCCGGGGTGCTCGGCCTCCGCGGCGTCAACGCCGACCTCGATGCGCCCCTCCAGCCTCGCGGCTACCGGCTGCTCGCCAAGATCCCCCGACTGCCGGAGTCGATCCTCGACCACATCGTGCGGCGGTTCGGCAACCTGCAGAAGATCATGCGAGCGACGATCGACGACCTCGACGACGTCGAGGGCGTGGGCGACACCCGCGCCCGGGCGATCAAGGAGGGCCTGTCCCGTCTCGCCGAGGCGAGCATCCTCGACCGGTACAGCTGA